A genomic segment from Candidatus Brocadia sinica JPN1 encodes:
- a CDS encoding ABC-F family ATP-binding cassette domain-containing protein, translating into MIRLNDVSLAFGSKAIFDNISLHIRRNDRIGLIGPNGTGKSTLFKLICKFIEPSAGDLVCAKDTNIGYLPQEGFVFKKKTVFEEASSAFEDILHLRSQIDTIHTRLDDLSIRGEDHQLLLDQYAHLQHQLEVINGAKVDAETSKVLKGMGFKESDFEKSIGTFSGGWQMRVALSRLLLQEPNLLLLDEPTNHLDIDSILWLEEYLKEYKGGLIIISHDRTFLDRNITKVWELEKGKIYEYHGNYSFYEAEKEKRAEMQTARYVNQQKKIKEVERFIERFRAKNTKASQVQSRILMLEKMEKEELPENTTEQVKFKFRTSKQSGVTVLDVKDVSHEYGGRLIFHDICLSIERGERVALVGQNGSGKSTLSRIIAGLEQPHSGTIKMGHNVLFDYFAQEHAEKLNSGNTLLQEVESVAPFSMIPQVRHILGAFLFSGDDVFKTVSVLSGGEKSRLSLAKMLLKPTNFLILDEPTNHIDITTKRILKNALLEYAGSLLIVSHDRDFLDGLVSKVYELRNGNIHVHLGSFKDFLEKKTSDLHRETGEVKTKASSPSKVEESGSQKKQYLLKKEHNARKRKLAKEVQNIEAKIALLETQKKELDHIFLDPTLYNNKEKSVEINKQHRTIIQELNTLYSRWEIARTELESVSDNCGE; encoded by the coding sequence ATGATTCGTTTGAATGATGTTAGTCTGGCCTTCGGTAGCAAGGCGATTTTCGATAATATTTCTCTCCACATACGGAGAAACGACCGGATCGGTTTGATCGGTCCCAATGGTACAGGCAAATCCACACTATTCAAACTCATTTGTAAGTTTATTGAACCCAGTGCAGGCGATCTTGTTTGTGCAAAAGATACAAATATCGGCTATCTTCCTCAGGAAGGTTTTGTCTTCAAGAAAAAGACCGTCTTCGAAGAGGCCAGTTCAGCATTTGAAGACATTCTTCACTTAAGAAGTCAGATTGATACGATTCACACCCGGTTGGACGATCTCTCCATACGAGGCGAGGACCATCAATTGCTCCTAGATCAGTATGCGCACCTGCAACATCAGTTGGAGGTTATTAACGGCGCTAAAGTTGATGCAGAAACAAGCAAGGTTTTGAAAGGAATGGGGTTTAAAGAATCAGATTTCGAAAAGAGCATAGGCACATTTAGCGGTGGGTGGCAAATGCGGGTGGCCCTTTCCAGGTTGTTGCTCCAGGAACCCAATCTGCTCCTTTTAGACGAGCCAACAAATCATCTGGATATTGATTCAATACTCTGGTTGGAAGAGTATCTCAAAGAGTATAAAGGCGGATTGATTATCATCTCACACGATCGGACATTTCTCGACCGGAACATTACCAAGGTCTGGGAACTGGAAAAGGGAAAGATTTATGAATACCATGGCAATTATTCCTTTTATGAGGCCGAAAAAGAAAAGCGGGCAGAAATGCAAACGGCACGCTACGTCAACCAGCAGAAAAAAATTAAAGAAGTGGAACGCTTTATAGAACGATTTCGGGCAAAGAATACGAAGGCATCACAGGTGCAGAGCCGAATCCTTATGCTCGAAAAGATGGAAAAGGAGGAATTGCCTGAAAATACCACAGAACAGGTAAAATTTAAATTCCGCACATCAAAACAAAGTGGCGTAACCGTACTTGATGTAAAAGATGTTTCTCATGAATACGGCGGACGGTTGATCTTCCACGATATTTGCCTTTCGATAGAACGGGGGGAAAGAGTGGCACTCGTAGGACAAAACGGGTCGGGAAAGTCCACGCTGTCGCGTATCATTGCCGGTCTGGAACAGCCGCATTCAGGCACTATCAAGATGGGGCATAACGTCCTCTTTGATTATTTTGCCCAGGAGCATGCTGAAAAATTAAATAGTGGCAATACGTTGCTGCAGGAAGTCGAATCGGTCGCTCCATTTTCCATGATTCCTCAGGTCAGACACATATTAGGGGCCTTCCTGTTTTCCGGCGATGATGTCTTCAAGACCGTCAGCGTCCTGAGCGGTGGAGAAAAGTCTCGCCTGTCCCTTGCCAAAATGCTTTTAAAGCCCACGAATTTTTTAATCCTTGACGAACCCACAAACCATATTGATATTACCACCAAGAGGATTCTCAAGAATGCCTTATTGGAATATGCAGGAAGTCTGTTGATCGTATCTCATGATAGAGATTTTCTGGATGGTCTGGTCTCCAAAGTTTATGAACTGAGAAATGGCAATATCCACGTCCACCTGGGAAGTTTTAAAGATTTTCTCGAAAAGAAGACGTCTGATTTACATAGAGAAACTGGAGAAGTCAAGACAAAGGCATCATCTCCGTCGAAAGTGGAAGAAAGCGGTTCACAAAAAAAACAGTACTTGCTAAAAAAAGAGCACAATGCCAGGAAACGGAAACTCGCAAAAGAAGTTCAAAATATTGAGGCAAAGATTGCCTTATTGGAAACACAAAAGAAGGAACTGGACCATATTTTTTTAGATCCCACACTTTATAATAACAAAGAAAAGTCTGTCGAAATTAACAAGCAGCACAGAACGATTATTCAGGAATTGAACACCCTTTATAGCAGATGGGAGATAGCCCGCACGG
- a CDS encoding class I SAM-dependent methyltransferase gives MKKDTLRETVYAFNNTDTVATYDIDMDVWHPNRVKMASIVCEVLPFDRAEKLSILDLGVGTGYLSQKIIEMFPHAKIVAVDAAELMMDKAKLRLKDRLGQVTFQISTFQELPDKINTISGLDAVVSSFAIHHLYREEKLRLFQYIHSKLKPHGWFVNCDVFKTADAVLEARFRRLHHQGIQERTRKIKRQEKTLDQISSELTDKEKKDGDHLLFLADDLQLLAESGFRTAECFWKEYREAVYGGIK, from the coding sequence ATGAAAAAAGATACTCTGAGAGAGACAGTCTATGCCTTTAATAATACGGATACTGTTGCGACCTATGACATAGACATGGATGTCTGGCATCCGAACCGCGTCAAAATGGCATCCATTGTGTGTGAGGTATTGCCGTTTGATAGGGCAGAAAAATTAAGCATATTAGACCTGGGTGTTGGTACCGGTTACCTCTCACAGAAGATCATTGAAATGTTTCCCCATGCAAAAATTGTAGCCGTGGATGCTGCCGAACTCATGATGGACAAGGCTAAATTAAGGCTCAAAGACCGCCTCGGACAAGTCACATTTCAAATCTCTACTTTCCAGGAATTACCTGATAAAATAAATACTATTTCTGGTTTGGATGCAGTAGTCTCTTCGTTTGCCATCCACCATTTGTATAGAGAAGAAAAGCTCAGGCTTTTCCAGTATATTCATTCAAAATTAAAGCCACACGGTTGGTTTGTAAATTGTGATGTTTTTAAGACTGCTGATGCCGTGCTTGAGGCCAGGTTCAGGCGTTTACATCATCAGGGGATACAAGAGAGGACGCGAAAGATCAAGCGCCAGGAGAAGACCCTCGACCAAATCTCATCAGAATTGACAGATAAGGAGAAAAAGGACGGCGATCATCTTTTATTCCTTGCGGACGATCTTCAGCTCCTTGCAGAGTCGGGATTCCGCACTGCGGAGTGTTTTTGGAAGGAATATCGGGAAGCAGTGTACGGCGGGATAAAATGA
- a CDS encoding XTP/dITP diphosphatase, translating to MTSFVNTIHAKTILVATQNEKKRAEIKEILADMPGILLRGPDDFPFLPEVEEDGNTYQENAIKKATVLAKACNTWAMADDSGLEIDALNGRPGIYSCRYAGPNATDEKNIEKVLSELKGVPKERRTARFICSIALADPYGLFFIVEGRCEGFITEGPRGKGGFGYDPVFSVPEYHQTFAELVPSIKNRISHRANALKQFKERIRPLVQKI from the coding sequence ATGACTTCATTCGTAAATACAATTCATGCAAAGACCATTTTAGTAGCTACGCAAAATGAAAAAAAGAGGGCAGAAATAAAAGAAATCCTTGCGGATATGCCAGGGATCCTGCTTCGGGGTCCTGATGATTTTCCTTTTCTACCAGAGGTGGAAGAAGACGGAAATACCTATCAGGAAAATGCTATAAAAAAGGCAACCGTTCTGGCTAAGGCCTGCAATACATGGGCAATGGCAGATGATTCGGGGCTTGAAATCGATGCCCTGAATGGACGTCCTGGCATCTATTCATGCAGGTATGCAGGTCCGAATGCAACTGATGAAAAAAATATAGAAAAAGTATTGTCAGAACTAAAAGGTGTTCCGAAGGAAAGGCGCACTGCCCGGTTTATCTGTAGTATCGCCCTGGCTGATCCTTATGGACTGTTTTTTATTGTCGAGGGTCGTTGTGAAGGATTTATTACCGAGGGTCCCCGTGGAAAAGGCGGTTTTGGATACGATCCTGTTTTTTCTGTACCTGAGTATCATCAAACCTTTGCAGAATTAGTACCTTCAATTAAGAACAGAATCAGCCATCGTGCCAATGCCCTGAAGCAATTCAAGGAACGAATACGACCCCTGGTTCAAAAAATCTAG
- the rph gene encoding ribonuclease PH, with amino-acid sequence MRVDDRAYDELRPLIITRHFTRYAPGSVLIETGNTKVICTASVEESVPPHIKNTGEGWITAEYSLLPSSTPVRAPRESTRGKVGGRTHEIQRLIGRSLRSIVDLSLLKERTIWIDCDVIQADGGTRTAAITGSYVALMDAIQWLRNKDMIKENPVLNSIAAVSAGIVNGVVLLDLCYAEDAAAQVDMNIVMTGDGKFIELQGTGEEYTFDDEQLTEMLKVAKKGIREIIEIQKKALGIV; translated from the coding sequence ATGAGAGTCGATGATCGCGCATACGATGAGCTGCGTCCTTTAATCATTACAAGGCATTTTACCAGATATGCCCCGGGCTCTGTGCTTATTGAGACCGGGAATACCAAGGTCATTTGTACCGCTTCGGTAGAAGAAAGTGTTCCTCCTCATATCAAAAATACCGGCGAAGGTTGGATTACGGCAGAATATTCTCTCCTGCCAAGTTCCACCCCTGTGAGGGCTCCAAGAGAATCTACCAGGGGGAAAGTAGGAGGCAGAACCCACGAAATACAGAGGCTCATTGGCCGTTCCTTGCGTTCCATTGTTGATCTTTCCTTATTGAAGGAGCGGACTATCTGGATTGACTGTGATGTTATCCAGGCTGATGGCGGTACACGCACTGCCGCTATTACAGGTAGTTACGTGGCATTGATGGATGCTATCCAATGGCTCAGGAATAAAGATATGATCAAAGAAAACCCTGTCCTTAATAGTATTGCAGCCGTAAGTGCCGGGATTGTGAATGGTGTTGTTTTGCTAGACCTCTGCTATGCAGAAGATGCAGCTGCACAGGTAGATATGAATATAGTAATGACCGGGGATGGTAAATTTATTGAATTACAAGGTACGGGGGAAGAATATACTTTTGATGACGAACAATTAACGGAGATGTTGAAGGTGGCAAAAAAAGGCATTCGTGAGATTATTGAAATTCAAAAAAAGGCATTGGGAATTGTATAA
- the argF gene encoding ornithine carbamoyltransferase, protein MPMKCKDLLSIADLSKADIEEIFHATTELKEWHNKGYDEKCLNGKILGMIFEKSSMRTRVSFEVAMIQMGGHAIYLTQSDINLGKREAVKDGARVLSRYVDGIVIRTFGQETIQELSRYATVPVINALSDYLHPCQALTDMYTIKEKFGTYTQAKIVFIGDGNNVARSLAQICAKLDVHFHIASPKGYELTPDFISRTKQMTDGNEVIHLYQDPKKAAENAQVIYTDTWVSMGQEAEKEVRQQAFAGFQINNDILKLAKDDVKVMHCLPAHRGEEITDEVIDGPHSIVYDQAENRLHVEKALLKLLLRK, encoded by the coding sequence ATGCCTATGAAATGCAAAGATTTACTTTCAATTGCAGATCTTTCGAAAGCTGACATTGAGGAAATATTTCATGCTACAACAGAACTCAAGGAATGGCACAACAAGGGATATGATGAAAAGTGTCTTAATGGGAAAATCCTGGGGATGATTTTCGAGAAGAGTTCTATGCGCACACGAGTTTCCTTCGAAGTGGCAATGATACAAATGGGTGGTCACGCCATCTACCTGACCCAAAGTGATATCAACCTTGGCAAAAGAGAGGCGGTAAAAGACGGCGCCAGGGTGCTGTCACGCTATGTGGACGGGATCGTAATCCGCACATTTGGCCAGGAGACTATCCAGGAACTGTCCCGATATGCGACTGTGCCAGTTATTAATGCCTTGTCAGATTATCTTCATCCTTGCCAGGCGCTCACCGATATGTATACCATTAAGGAAAAATTTGGCACTTATACGCAGGCAAAAATAGTCTTTATAGGGGATGGAAATAATGTTGCACGGTCTTTAGCTCAGATCTGTGCAAAACTGGACGTCCATTTCCACATTGCTTCGCCAAAAGGTTATGAACTCACACCGGATTTTATTTCTAGGACCAAACAAATGACAGATGGAAATGAGGTAATACATTTGTATCAAGACCCAAAAAAAGCAGCTGAAAATGCGCAGGTTATTTATACAGACACATGGGTCAGCATGGGACAGGAGGCAGAGAAAGAGGTGCGCCAACAAGCTTTCGCAGGGTTTCAAATCAATAACGATATTTTGAAATTAGCAAAGGATGATGTAAAGGTAATGCACTGCCTCCCAGCTCATCGCGGAGAAGAAATCACAGATGAAGTTATTGATGGTCCACATTCTATCGTATATGATCAGGCTGAAAATAGACTCCATGTAGAAAAAGCACTTTTGAAACTTTTATTACGAAAATAA
- a CDS encoding aspartate aminotransferase family protein, with translation MNTKEIKEIYDRYVIPNYIRNPILLVKGSGVDVWDAEGKRYLDLFSGWAVSLLGHCHPNVVAAIQSQAAKLQHAPNIYFTEPQGLLAKHISEKSFGGQCFFCNSGAEANEAAIKLARIHNSNTGKYKIITFSDSFHGRTIATVTATAQPKYHKGFAPLVEGFSYVPFNDLEALEKSIDDKTCAIMLEPIQGEGGINIASREFMQGIRRLCDEKGLLMILDEVQCGMGRSGKYFAYQHYDIEPDIMTLAKALGGGVAIGAMTAKKEIAKSLIPGSHASTFGGNPLACAAGVAVFETIEKEGLLDNVKKMGSYSIEQLKLLQKTHKIIKAVRGVGLMVGIELNVNGAEIIKNCIRAGLFLNCTHDTVIRFMPPLNVKKEHIDEGLNILTSILSKP, from the coding sequence ATGAATACGAAAGAGATTAAAGAAATTTATGATCGCTATGTTATCCCTAATTATATTCGGAATCCTATTTTACTGGTCAAAGGCAGTGGTGTGGATGTGTGGGATGCTGAGGGAAAGCGATACCTTGATCTCTTTTCTGGCTGGGCGGTAAGCCTGTTGGGACACTGCCATCCCAATGTCGTTGCCGCCATCCAAAGCCAGGCCGCGAAACTTCAGCATGCACCGAATATTTATTTTACGGAACCACAAGGATTGCTGGCGAAACATATCTCTGAAAAATCATTTGGTGGGCAGTGTTTTTTTTGTAACAGCGGCGCTGAAGCCAATGAAGCAGCGATCAAACTTGCCCGTATCCATAACTCAAACACCGGAAAATACAAGATAATTACTTTTTCCGACTCGTTCCATGGCCGGACTATTGCCACAGTTACTGCAACTGCACAACCAAAATATCACAAGGGATTTGCGCCGCTTGTTGAAGGATTTTCCTATGTTCCATTTAATGATCTGGAAGCGTTAGAAAAATCGATAGACGATAAGACCTGTGCCATCATGCTCGAACCTATTCAGGGAGAAGGTGGTATTAATATTGCCTCCAGAGAATTCATGCAAGGTATAAGAAGACTATGCGATGAGAAAGGATTATTGATGATCCTGGACGAGGTTCAATGTGGCATGGGGAGGTCTGGAAAATATTTTGCTTATCAGCACTATGATATAGAACCTGATATTATGACATTGGCAAAGGCCCTCGGTGGTGGTGTAGCCATTGGCGCTATGACGGCAAAAAAAGAAATTGCAAAAAGCCTTATTCCCGGAAGCCATGCATCTACTTTTGGTGGAAATCCTTTAGCATGCGCTGCTGGAGTAGCCGTGTTTGAAACGATTGAAAAAGAAGGTCTGCTGGATAATGTTAAAAAAATGGGTAGTTATTCCATAGAGCAATTGAAACTGCTCCAAAAAACACATAAAATTATAAAAGCGGTGCGTGGCGTTGGTCTCATGGTCGGGATTGAACTCAATGTAAATGGGGCTGAAATCATCAAAAATTGCATCAGGGCAGGGCTTTTCCTCAATTGTACCCATGATACAGTTATTCGGTTTATGCCCCCTCTTAATGTTAAGAAAGAACATATCGATGAAGGACTGAATATTTTAACATCCATCCTTTCTAAACCTTAA
- the argB gene encoding acetylglutamate kinase, with protein sequence MENAIRKASVLIEALPYIRSFRNKVVVIKFGGGAMSNDEVLTSVLQDIVFMKTVGIMPILVHGGGPHISQEMARRGLDPRFVEGHRITDRETLEIAKDVLINQISASIVKKISELGNEAACIWENGYCPLKAEKHYVETKTDYGELKKLDIGFVGKVTSIDRDRFLKLCTSCTIPIVPPIAKGTNGDIYNVNADNVAAFIATSLGAEKLVFLSNTHGIMTKPNDETSFASTLHEDEVHALIDKKIIREGMLPKALACITAVKAGVKKAHIINGLIPHALLLEIFTDKGVGTQIIV encoded by the coding sequence ATGGAAAATGCCATACGTAAGGCAAGCGTCCTTATAGAAGCCCTTCCCTATATACGATCATTTAGAAATAAGGTGGTTGTAATCAAGTTTGGCGGAGGGGCCATGTCAAACGATGAAGTGTTGACAAGTGTGCTTCAGGATATTGTTTTTATGAAGACTGTTGGTATTATGCCCATCCTGGTGCACGGGGGAGGCCCTCACATCAGCCAGGAGATGGCAAGGAGGGGCTTGGATCCGAGATTTGTGGAGGGACATAGAATTACCGACCGTGAGACTCTGGAGATAGCAAAAGATGTCCTGATCAATCAAATCAGTGCCTCTATAGTAAAGAAAATTTCCGAGTTGGGTAATGAAGCGGCCTGCATTTGGGAAAATGGATACTGTCCATTAAAGGCAGAAAAACACTATGTCGAAACGAAGACAGATTATGGTGAGTTAAAAAAACTAGACATTGGTTTTGTAGGTAAAGTTACTTCTATTGATCGGGATAGGTTTTTGAAATTGTGTACTTCCTGTACAATCCCTATTGTGCCTCCTATTGCAAAAGGCACGAATGGAGATATCTACAATGTCAATGCGGATAATGTTGCGGCATTTATTGCAACGTCACTTGGCGCAGAGAAGCTCGTTTTTCTTTCAAACACACACGGCATCATGACGAAACCAAACGACGAAACATCTTTTGCCTCTACGTTGCATGAAGATGAGGTTCATGCGCTCATCGATAAAAAGATAATCAGAGAGGGAATGCTTCCTAAGGCATTAGCATGTATTACTGCGGTTAAAGCCGGGGTGAAAAAGGCGCATATCATTAATGGCTTGATTCCTCACGCACTTTTATTGGAAATTTTTACTGATAAAGGCGTGGGAACGCAGATTATCGTGTAG
- a CDS encoding sigma-54-dependent Fis family transcriptional regulator yields MTELIDITTPGQNISYSLKDIAIIGRASTTDIQLEDLMVSRHHARISKSNEGYFIEDLCSRNGVFLNGERITSPHPLTDGCKICIGPHMLIFRNTESIHSCPAEYSHNEYTQLIVATKDQLPVGTLDEKIYHETAGKEEFEKLQKNLKVFQEIARAIDNIFDINALLKEIIQILFTVFPHAGRCFVALQDHGEAKLTIRTIQTKDPALAGEENLLSQTLAQRAIKERKSLLIMDTQMDSRVSMSIKIIGANSILCAPLLCPKRTLGILQIESKSKNYEFSKADLDLVTGIASQVALLIYNAELLDDLKKAKERIEFENKNLKRQQKIHSSFSNIVGTSVKIKETLELVKKVSNAPYSVLITGESGTGKELITRAIHYNGSRSEQPFVVLNCAAIPRDLLESELFGYEKGAFTGAMETKLGLFEVANNGTIFLDEIGEMHVYTQAKVLRVLQEKEFQRIGGTRVIKVDVRILAATNKDLKAAMSSGEFREDLFYRLNVVPIHIPPLRERKEDIPLFIAHFLALSCADVGKRVKGFTPEALTFLSNYAWPGNVRELRNVIERIVTLVPDDSIVGVEMLPQEVCNKSAVRLQKYKSTGTLYEAQKQLEIEMLLEALKSSGGNKSKAAELLGISRKVLYEKIETYKIHNNLAE; encoded by the coding sequence ATGACTGAACTAATTGATATCACCACTCCGGGGCAGAACATAAGTTATTCGCTAAAAGATATTGCCATTATTGGCAGGGCATCCACTACCGATATCCAACTTGAAGACCTCATGGTTTCACGACATCATGCAAGGATTAGCAAATCGAACGAGGGATATTTTATTGAAGATTTGTGCAGCCGGAATGGTGTTTTTCTGAATGGCGAACGCATAACTTCTCCCCATCCATTAACTGATGGATGCAAGATCTGTATCGGCCCGCATATGTTAATCTTCAGGAATACCGAGTCAATACATTCATGTCCCGCCGAATACTCACACAATGAGTACACACAGCTTATTGTTGCTACAAAAGATCAGTTACCAGTTGGAACTCTTGATGAGAAAATTTACCATGAGACCGCTGGCAAAGAGGAATTTGAGAAATTACAAAAAAACTTAAAAGTCTTCCAGGAAATTGCAAGGGCTATCGATAATATTTTTGATATTAATGCATTACTGAAAGAGATTATACAGATTCTTTTTACCGTGTTTCCCCATGCCGGACGATGCTTTGTGGCCTTACAAGATCATGGGGAGGCTAAATTGACAATTAGAACGATTCAAACAAAAGACCCTGCGCTGGCAGGGGAAGAGAATCTCCTGAGCCAAACACTTGCTCAGCGTGCCATCAAAGAACGAAAATCGTTGCTTATTATGGATACACAAATGGATTCCAGGGTCAGTATGAGTATAAAGATAATTGGCGCTAATTCCATCCTATGTGCTCCCCTTCTCTGTCCGAAAAGAACTTTAGGTATATTACAAATAGAAAGCAAGAGCAAAAACTACGAGTTTTCCAAGGCAGACCTGGATCTTGTTACCGGCATCGCGTCTCAGGTGGCATTATTAATTTATAATGCCGAACTTCTTGACGATCTCAAGAAGGCGAAGGAACGTATTGAATTTGAAAATAAAAACCTCAAAAGACAGCAAAAGATACACTCCTCTTTCAGTAATATTGTTGGTACAAGTGTAAAAATCAAAGAAACATTGGAATTAGTGAAAAAAGTCAGTAACGCTCCTTACAGCGTCCTTATTACGGGTGAAAGCGGCACAGGAAAAGAATTAATCACCAGAGCCATTCACTACAATGGATCGAGGTCCGAGCAGCCTTTTGTTGTTTTAAATTGTGCTGCAATTCCACGAGATTTGCTCGAAAGCGAACTCTTTGGTTATGAAAAAGGGGCATTCACTGGTGCGATGGAAACCAAGCTAGGACTTTTTGAGGTGGCAAACAACGGCACTATTTTCCTTGATGAAATTGGGGAAATGCATGTTTATACCCAGGCAAAAGTTCTGCGTGTTTTACAAGAAAAGGAATTCCAGCGAATAGGAGGAACCAGGGTAATTAAGGTCGATGTGCGTATTCTTGCTGCGACCAATAAAGATTTGAAGGCTGCTATGAGTAGCGGGGAATTTCGGGAAGACCTGTTTTACAGGTTAAATGTTGTACCTATCCATATTCCGCCATTACGTGAGCGTAAGGAAGACATCCCCCTGTTTATAGCACATTTTCTGGCATTGAGCTGTGCCGATGTTGGTAAGCGTGTCAAAGGTTTTACTCCAGAGGCATTGACATTTCTTTCGAATTATGCGTGGCCTGGCAATGTGCGGGAGTTAAGAAATGTTATTGAAAGGATTGTCACCCTCGTTCCGGATGATAGCATAGTCGGGGTGGAGATGCTGCCGCAGGAGGTTTGTAATAAATCTGCCGTACGGCTGCAAAAGTATAAATCCACAGGAACTCTTTATGAGGCTCAAAAGCAATTGGAGATCGAGATGCTCCTGGAGGCGCTTAAATCCTCGGGAGGCAATAAATCCAAGGCTGCAGAACTGCTCGGAATCAGTAGGAAGGTATTATACGAGAAGATAGAAACCTATAAAATTCATAACAATTTAGCAGAGTAA
- the rseP gene encoding RIP metalloprotease RseP, with product MPYVNVSANVILVIVGIGLLIFIHELGHFLMAKKIGVRVLAFSLGFGPAILKKQWGETEYRLSLFPLGGYVKLAGEGPEEEKTGSSWEFSSKSAGQRASVLVAGVALNAVLAFIAFIVAFQIGVPFIAPEVGQVAPGWPAWDAGIQRGDKIVEIDGSKDLDFEDLFTIVALSNPSAGVTLKVERDNKTFDVNVTPKYDTEHGIQRIGIMPATSLEIDKIFAFENNYSPARDAGILVKDTIVAVNGKRISTEDEFREIEGISPGKEIVLTVLRDNKEMELKVTPFKPARWMFGLSCATAILDGVKNNSLASNAGFQKGDEIIEVNSIPVTGFTNIRNLVIDAEEKTCIFTVKRNDTVTLVSVPLDDEKTKEEFLSGLTPFYGLKVDSLVKGFPAEKIGLKPGDKIISLDEKELKDWNALLQMVMMSQGKPMVIEWVRGDERFVSTIEAQKDEKNAIGSIGVKFREKTVIKQYGLLGSCVVGTKKAIVNVQRLYLTIKGFFSQRLSTKNVGGFILIAQASYESAKVGFGKLVYFLGILSLQLALLNILPVPVLDGGHLLFLAIERIKGSPVSQRTLSIAQYIGFGLIITLVIYATRNDIMRLLTL from the coding sequence ATGCCTTATGTAAATGTATCAGCCAATGTCATTCTTGTAATTGTCGGTATCGGTTTGCTTATCTTTATCCATGAACTTGGTCACTTTCTTATGGCCAAAAAGATAGGAGTCCGGGTACTGGCATTTTCGCTGGGTTTTGGGCCAGCAATATTGAAAAAGCAGTGGGGAGAAACTGAGTATCGACTTTCCCTCTTTCCGCTGGGTGGCTATGTCAAGCTGGCTGGTGAAGGTCCGGAAGAAGAAAAGACTGGTTCCTCATGGGAGTTTTCTTCCAAGAGCGCAGGGCAACGCGCTTCTGTGCTTGTGGCGGGAGTAGCATTAAACGCTGTTTTAGCCTTTATTGCCTTTATTGTTGCCTTCCAGATCGGTGTGCCTTTTATTGCTCCTGAGGTAGGGCAGGTTGCACCGGGTTGGCCAGCCTGGGATGCGGGAATTCAGCGGGGGGACAAGATCGTTGAGATTGATGGAAGCAAAGACCTTGATTTTGAAGACCTTTTTACGATTGTTGCCCTGAGTAATCCGTCCGCCGGCGTAACTCTTAAAGTAGAACGAGATAATAAGACTTTTGATGTAAATGTCACGCCTAAGTACGATACTGAGCATGGTATCCAGCGCATAGGAATTATGCCGGCTACTAGCCTGGAAATTGATAAGATATTTGCCTTTGAAAATAATTATTCCCCTGCCAGAGATGCAGGTATCCTGGTCAAAGACACCATAGTTGCCGTAAACGGTAAGCGGATTTCCACAGAGGATGAGTTCCGTGAGATTGAGGGTATAAGTCCCGGAAAAGAGATTGTACTTACGGTACTGCGAGATAATAAAGAAATGGAGCTTAAAGTTACTCCGTTTAAGCCTGCCAGGTGGATGTTTGGTCTTTCCTGCGCAACTGCAATCCTTGATGGTGTAAAAAATAATAGTCTTGCAAGCAATGCAGGTTTCCAGAAAGGGGATGAGATCATCGAAGTTAATTCAATACCTGTAACAGGTTTTACTAATATCAGGAATCTGGTTATTGATGCCGAAGAAAAAACGTGCATCTTCACCGTTAAAAGGAATGACACGGTAACCCTCGTTTCTGTCCCGCTTGATGACGAAAAGACGAAGGAGGAATTTCTGAGTGGGCTTACCCCTTTCTATGGACTGAAGGTGGATTCGCTTGTTAAAGGGTTTCCTGCAGAAAAAATTGGACTAAAACCAGGCGACAAGATTATCTCACTTGACGAGAAGGAGCTAAAAGACTGGAATGCCCTCCTGCAGATGGTGATGATGAGCCAGGGAAAACCGATGGTAATTGAATGGGTGCGCGGTGATGAGCGGTTTGTATCTACCATTGAGGCCCAAAAGGACGAAAAGAATGCAATTGGCAGTATCGGGGTAAAATTCAGGGAAAAAACGGTAATAAAGCAATATGGTCTGCTTGGTTCGTGCGTTGTAGGCACAAAAAAGGCAATAGTTAATGTGCAGAGACTGTATCTTACGATAAAGGGGTTTTTCTCTCAAAGGCTTTCGACAAAGAATGTCGGGGGATTTATCCTTATTGCCCAGGCATCTTACGAATCGGCAAAGGTGGGTTTCGGTAAACTGGTATATTTTCTCGGTATATTGAGCCTCCAGCTCGCGCTTTTGAATATTTTACCCGTCCCCGTATTGGACGGAGGCCATTTATTGTTTTTAGCTATTGAACGGATCAAAGGTTCCCCTGTGAGTCAAAGAACACTCTCCATAGCTCAATATATAGGTTTTGGTCTTATTATTACTTTGGTCATTTACGCCACACGTAACGACATCATGCGGTTGCTGACGCTTTAG